In Micrococcales bacterium, the following proteins share a genomic window:
- a CDS encoding succinate dehydrogenase flavoprotein subunit yields the protein MQIHQHDVLIVGAGGAGMRAALESSTRARTAVLTKLYPTRSHTGAAQGGMCAALANVEEDNWEWHTFDTIKGGDYLVDQDAAEIMCKEAIDAVIDLEKMGLPFNRTPEGRIDQRRFGGHTRNHGEDAVRRACYAADRTGHMILQTLYQNCIKQNVEFYNEYYVLDLVMSEDGQRTAGVVAYELATGEIHVFRAKSVVFATGGFGKVYKTTSNAHTLTGDGMGIVWRNGLPLEDMEFYQFHPTGLAGLGVLLTEGARGEGGILRNKDGERFMERYAPTIKDLAPRDMVARAMVQEVREGRGAGPDADYVYLDLTHLPAEQIETKLPDITEFARTYLGVDPITELVPVFPTAHYAMGGIPTNIETEVLRDNDTVVPGLYAAGECACVSVHGANRLGTNSLLDINVFGRRAGIAAAEYAVGADLPDLPDDPAAFVADLVGSLRDSTGGERVGEIRRAMQETMDMNAQVYRTEATLKQALSDVQELQRRYRNVAIHDKGERYNTELLEAIELGFLLDLAEVLVVGAIERKESRGGHAREDYQARDDVNFMRHTMAYRHVGENGDTSVRLDYKPVVVTRYQPMERKY from the coding sequence ATGCAAATCCACCAACACGACGTCCTCATCGTGGGTGCCGGCGGGGCCGGCATGCGTGCCGCCCTCGAGTCCAGCACCCGGGCCCGCACGGCAGTGCTGACCAAGCTGTACCCCACCCGCTCCCACACCGGAGCCGCCCAGGGTGGCATGTGCGCCGCCCTGGCCAATGTGGAGGAGGACAACTGGGAGTGGCACACCTTCGACACGATCAAGGGCGGTGACTACCTGGTCGACCAGGACGCCGCCGAGATCATGTGCAAGGAGGCCATCGACGCGGTCATCGACCTCGAGAAGATGGGCCTGCCGTTCAACCGGACTCCCGAGGGCCGTATCGACCAGCGTCGCTTCGGTGGACACACCCGCAACCACGGCGAGGACGCGGTGCGCCGAGCCTGCTACGCCGCCGACCGCACCGGCCACATGATCCTGCAGACGCTGTACCAGAACTGCATCAAGCAGAACGTCGAGTTCTACAACGAGTACTACGTGCTGGACCTGGTGATGTCCGAGGACGGGCAGCGCACCGCAGGTGTCGTGGCCTACGAACTTGCCACCGGCGAGATCCACGTGTTCCGCGCCAAGTCGGTCGTGTTCGCCACTGGTGGCTTCGGCAAGGTGTACAAGACCACGTCCAACGCACACACCCTCACCGGCGACGGCATGGGCATCGTGTGGCGCAACGGTCTGCCGCTGGAGGACATGGAGTTCTACCAGTTCCACCCGACCGGCCTGGCGGGATTGGGCGTGCTGCTCACCGAGGGCGCGCGCGGCGAGGGCGGCATCCTGCGCAACAAGGACGGCGAGCGCTTCATGGAGCGTTACGCCCCGACCATCAAGGACCTGGCCCCGCGCGACATGGTCGCCCGGGCGATGGTGCAGGAGGTGCGGGAGGGCCGCGGCGCGGGTCCCGATGCGGACTACGTCTACCTCGACCTCACCCATCTGCCTGCCGAGCAGATCGAGACCAAGCTGCCCGACATCACGGAATTCGCCCGCACGTACCTCGGGGTGGACCCGATCACGGAACTGGTCCCCGTGTTCCCCACCGCGCACTATGCAATGGGCGGCATCCCGACCAACATCGAGACCGAGGTGCTGCGCGACAACGACACCGTGGTGCCGGGGCTGTACGCCGCCGGGGAATGCGCCTGCGTGAGTGTGCACGGCGCCAACCGCCTGGGCACCAACTCGCTGCTGGACATCAACGTCTTCGGCCGTCGCGCCGGTATCGCGGCCGCCGAGTACGCGGTCGGCGCGGACCTGCCGGACCTGCCCGACGACCCGGCGGCCTTCGTCGCCGACTTGGTCGGATCGCTGCGGGATTCGACCGGCGGGGAACGAGTCGGGGAGATCCGCCGAGCCATGCAGGAGACCATGGACATGAACGCCCAGGTCTACCGCACGGAAGCGACCTTGAAGCAGGCCCTGTCCGACGTGCAGGAACTGCAGCGCCGCTACCGCAACGTGGCGATCCACGACAAGGGAGAGCGCTACAACACCGAACTGCTGGAGGCCATCGAGCTCGGCTTCCTGCTCGACCTTGCCGAGGTGCTCGTAGTGGGCGCCATCGAGCGCAAGGAATCCCGCGGCGGGCACGCCCGGGAGGACTACCAGGCCCGCGACGACGTCAACTTCATGCGTCACACCATGGCCTACCGGCACGTCGGGGAGAACGGCGACACCAGCGTGCGCCTCGACTACAAGCCCGTGGTCGTCACCCGTTACCAGCCGATGGAGCGTAAGTACTGA
- a CDS encoding succinate dehydrogenase iron-sulfur subunit → MTATVPDQVVRLDVTFKIARFIPETDEEPHYEEYQVQALPTDRVLTVLQKIKDEVDGTLTFRRSCAHGICGSDAMRINGRNRLACKTLIKDLNIKKPVVVEAIKGLPLEKDLVVDMEPFFAAYRDVMPFLMPEGHEPTRERLQSAEDRAVFDDTTKCILCACCTTSCPVFWSDGQYFGPAAIVGAHRFIFDSRDAGTDVRLDILNSQEGVWRCRTTFNCTEACPRGIEVTKAIQEVKRALMFRRD, encoded by the coding sequence ATGACTGCCACCGTTCCCGATCAGGTCGTCCGGCTCGACGTCACGTTCAAGATCGCGCGGTTCATCCCGGAGACCGACGAGGAGCCGCACTACGAGGAGTACCAGGTACAGGCGCTGCCGACCGACCGGGTGCTCACCGTGCTGCAGAAGATCAAGGACGAGGTCGACGGCACGCTGACGTTCCGGCGGTCCTGCGCCCACGGCATCTGCGGCTCCGACGCCATGCGGATCAACGGCCGCAACCGGTTGGCCTGCAAGACCCTGATCAAGGACCTGAACATCAAGAAGCCGGTCGTCGTGGAGGCCATCAAGGGGCTGCCACTGGAGAAGGACCTCGTGGTCGACATGGAGCCCTTCTTCGCGGCTTACCGCGACGTGATGCCGTTCCTGATGCCCGAGGGGCACGAGCCCACCAGGGAGCGCCTGCAGTCCGCTGAGGACCGGGCCGTGTTCGACGACACCACCAAGTGCATCCTGTGCGCCTGTTGCACGACGAGCTGCCCGGTGTTCTGGTCCGACGGACAGTACTTCGGCCCGGCGGCCATCGTCGGCGCGCACCGGTTCATCTTTGATTCCCGGGATGCCGGCACGGACGTGCGCCTGGACATCCTCAACTCCCAGGAGGGTGTCTGGCGCTGCCGGACCACCTTCAACTGCACGGAGGCCTGCCCCCGAGGCATCGAGGTGACCAAGGCCATCCAGGAGGTCAAGCGCGCGCTGATGTTCCGCCGCGACTGA
- a CDS encoding cupin domain-containing protein: MMARDDLGRLIAMSGDDIEALQWETTDSPGVLRKTLWQSGDVTLGLMKVDEGYVNPEHAHHAAHHHILVLSGESTMVGKRVGPGSYVYIPPTVPHAVTDVSAGGCTFFYTYRPLEHAHRESPLDSEHGGVV; this comes from the coding sequence GTGATGGCTCGCGATGATCTGGGCAGGCTGATCGCCATGAGCGGCGACGACATCGAGGCGCTGCAGTGGGAGACCACGGACTCCCCTGGGGTGCTTCGCAAGACGCTGTGGCAATCCGGGGACGTGACCCTGGGCCTGATGAAGGTCGATGAGGGTTACGTGAACCCCGAGCACGCCCACCACGCGGCGCACCACCACATCCTCGTGCTCTCCGGTGAGAGCACCATGGTGGGCAAGCGGGTCGGCCCCGGGTCTTATGTCTACATCCCGCCGACGGTCCCGCACGCGGTCACCGATGTGTCCGCCGGCGGCTGCACCTTCTTCTACACCTACCGGCCGCTGGAACACGCGCACCGGGAGTCGCCGTTGGACAGTGAGCACGGCGGCGTGGTCTGA
- a CDS encoding D-alanyl-D-alanine carboxypeptidase — MRILMTSLVAVLLAAAPAAAEEVPVTPSPIPSAAPGVVIPDFATKAWIVVDADTGNVLAGQDIDVQRPMASTLKTLTALTLLPRLQYDSVYEGRPEETLTEGMHVGVLAGAKYTVEQLFHGMLMRSGNDAAVALADAYGYQRTLAAMNQEAARIGATSTVAKSPNGLDQPGQVSTAADLAQIYRVAIQDPRLREILTAREYEFPAQPPSDPTQSATTFTIYNHDTLLNSNYPGFTGGKSGFTSQAGRTYVAGAEQNGRNLIVALLGIGGGTTSTARQVLDWSFSNVGQLTPIGQLPEIPEAEQITPEPAGSSADAQDVAPLPTDLPVPAVQAVEAQVQSPTQGTYAVAADMQVGGYLASPFAPPAPAAQPEPQRGFLASLLIGLFKALMWMVLLLGIAVVLLRIRAVRRQRRRREAYEQAMRQRAGRSPAADPTRRRTPSRTG, encoded by the coding sequence ATGCGTATCCTCATGACTTCTCTCGTGGCCGTCCTGCTGGCCGCTGCGCCGGCAGCGGCTGAGGAGGTGCCGGTCACCCCATCGCCCATTCCGTCAGCCGCGCCGGGTGTGGTGATCCCCGATTTCGCCACCAAGGCGTGGATCGTCGTCGATGCGGACACCGGCAACGTGCTGGCCGGACAGGACATCGACGTACAGCGGCCCATGGCCTCGACGCTCAAGACCTTGACCGCGCTGACCCTGCTGCCTCGCCTGCAGTACGACAGTGTGTACGAGGGCCGGCCCGAGGAAACCCTCACCGAGGGGATGCACGTGGGGGTGCTGGCCGGCGCCAAGTACACCGTTGAGCAGTTGTTCCACGGGATGCTCATGCGCAGCGGCAACGACGCCGCCGTGGCGCTCGCCGATGCTTACGGCTACCAGCGCACGCTGGCGGCGATGAACCAGGAAGCCGCCCGGATTGGTGCCACCAGCACCGTCGCCAAGTCCCCGAACGGCCTGGACCAGCCCGGCCAGGTGAGTACGGCGGCCGACCTGGCGCAGATCTACCGCGTGGCCATCCAGGACCCTCGCCTGCGCGAGATCCTCACCGCCCGCGAGTACGAGTTCCCCGCGCAGCCCCCGTCCGACCCGACGCAGTCGGCGACCACGTTCACCATCTACAACCACGACACGCTGCTCAACAGCAACTACCCCGGATTCACCGGCGGCAAGAGCGGCTTCACCAGCCAAGCCGGACGCACCTACGTGGCCGGGGCCGAGCAGAACGGCCGCAATCTGATCGTCGCCCTGCTGGGCATCGGAGGTGGAACCACCTCGACCGCTCGGCAGGTCCTCGACTGGTCGTTCAGCAACGTCGGCCAGCTGACCCCGATCGGGCAGTTGCCGGAGATCCCCGAGGCCGAGCAAATCACCCCCGAACCTGCCGGCAGCAGCGCGGACGCCCAGGATGTGGCACCGCTGCCCACTGACCTGCCGGTACCAGCGGTACAGGCAGTTGAGGCCCAAGTCCAGTCCCCCACGCAGGGCACCTACGCGGTCGCCGCGGATATGCAGGTGGGCGGATACCTGGCATCGCCCTTCGCCCCGCCGGCACCGGCCGCCCAGCCGGAACCGCAGCGCGGTTTCCTCGCCAGCCTGCTGATCGGGCTCTTCAAGGCCTTGATGTGGATGGTGCTGCTGCTCGGCATCGCAGTGGTTCTGCTGCGCATCCGGGCGGTCCGGCGGCAACGGCGCCGGCGGGAGGCCTACGAGCAGGCTATGCGCCAGCGCGCAGGTCGAAGTCCCGCAGCGGACCCCACACGCCGCCGGACCCCATCTCGTACAGGGTGA
- a CDS encoding 2'-5' RNA ligase family protein, protein MKRTIGVAIAIPRPYADELEGWRERFGDPAAHTIQAHVTLLPPTQVVDLAAVTEHLAGVAARHRSFPVRLQGTGTFRPLSPVVYVRVTAGEPEIVTLEADVRSGPLERRLRFAYHPHVTVAHDLPDATLAVAQRTLADYEATFTADAVTLYEMGSGGVWGPLRDFDLRAGA, encoded by the coding sequence GTGAAGCGCACCATCGGCGTGGCCATCGCCATCCCGCGGCCCTACGCCGATGAACTCGAGGGCTGGCGGGAGCGCTTCGGTGACCCTGCGGCTCATACGATCCAGGCGCACGTCACGTTGCTGCCACCCACTCAGGTGGTCGATCTCGCCGCCGTCACCGAGCACCTTGCGGGCGTCGCGGCCCGTCACCGGTCCTTCCCCGTGCGACTGCAGGGCACCGGGACGTTCCGGCCGCTGTCGCCGGTGGTGTACGTGCGGGTGACGGCCGGCGAACCGGAGATCGTAACCCTGGAAGCCGACGTGCGATCCGGACCGCTCGAGCGCCGACTCCGGTTCGCCTACCACCCGCACGTCACCGTCGCACACGACCTGCCGGACGCGACGCTGGCGGTAGCGCAGCGGACGCTGGCTGACTACGAAGCGACGTTCACCGCAGATGCCGTCACCCTGTACGAGATGGGGTCCGGCGGCGTGTGGGGTCCGCTGCGGGACTTCGACCTGCGCGCTGGCGCATAG
- the trpS gene encoding tryptophan--tRNA ligase, with the protein MNQENRSMSRPRILSGIQPTSESFHIGNYFGALRQWVALQDDNDAFYCVVDLHAITVPVDPVLQRERTRVSYAQLLAAGIDPQRSTVFVQSDVPQHAQLGWVMMCLTGYGEASRMTQFKDKMAREGAAGASVGLFTYPCLQAADILLYQASAVPVGEDQRQHLELTRDLANRFNARYGQTFVVPEPFIVKDSAKILDLQDPTSKMSKSVPGGCVFLRDAPKQIAKKIKSAVTDSETEVRYDPVAKPGVSNLLSILAAATDRTVEDVAQEYGGGMYGPLKAAAADAVVAVAEPFAQRTQDLLDDPAELDRLMQAGSARARAAAQPTLDAVHTAMGLQASSR; encoded by the coding sequence ATGAACCAGGAGAATAGATCCATGTCCCGTCCACGTATCCTGTCCGGCATCCAGCCGACCTCCGAGAGTTTCCACATCGGCAACTACTTCGGGGCGCTGCGGCAATGGGTGGCACTGCAGGACGACAACGACGCGTTCTACTGCGTGGTGGACCTGCACGCGATCACGGTCCCGGTCGATCCGGTGCTGCAGCGAGAACGCACCCGGGTTTCGTACGCCCAACTGCTGGCTGCCGGCATCGATCCGCAACGGTCGACGGTGTTCGTCCAGAGCGACGTCCCGCAGCACGCCCAGCTCGGCTGGGTCATGATGTGCCTCACCGGTTACGGGGAGGCTTCCCGGATGACCCAGTTCAAGGACAAGATGGCCCGCGAGGGAGCGGCCGGTGCGTCGGTGGGCCTGTTCACCTACCCCTGCCTGCAGGCCGCGGACATCCTGCTCTACCAGGCGTCCGCAGTCCCGGTGGGGGAGGACCAGCGACAGCACCTGGAACTGACCCGCGACCTGGCCAACCGGTTCAATGCCCGGTACGGCCAGACGTTCGTCGTGCCCGAGCCCTTCATCGTGAAGGACAGCGCCAAGATCTTGGACTTGCAGGACCCGACCTCCAAGATGAGCAAGTCCGTGCCGGGTGGCTGTGTGTTCCTGCGCGACGCCCCCAAGCAGATCGCCAAGAAGATCAAGTCCGCTGTCACTGACTCCGAGACGGAGGTGCGGTACGACCCCGTGGCCAAGCCGGGGGTGTCGAACCTGCTGAGCATCCTGGCGGCCGCAACGGATCGCACCGTGGAGGACGTCGCGCAGGAGTACGGCGGAGGCATGTACGGACCGCTCAAAGCCGCGGCCGCCGACGCCGTGGTGGCCGTGGCCGAACCGTTCGCGCAGCGGACCCAGGACCTGCTCGATGACCCCGCCGAACTCGACCGCTTGATGCAGGCGGGCTCCGCACGGGCGCGCGCGGCCGCACAGCCCACCCTGGACGCCGTCCACACCGCGATGGGACTACAGGCGAGTTCGCGGTGA
- a CDS encoding HlyC/CorC family transporter, protein MTELLTNIAVVLLFTLIGGFFAAAETALVSLRESQVEHLAASQGGRGRRLKHLVSDPNRFLAAVQVGVTLAGFLSAGFGASRIAPQVTPWIEQLGLPASVAEPVAFVAVTVVIAYLSLVLGELVPKRLALQRAEAFSLWVAGPVDALAKVSRPFIWLLSASTNGVVRLLGGDPQAAKEGISGEELRGLVAAQDSLSTEERALIDDVITAGDRELAEVMVPRTEVEFLDAQLPIQKAVRKVRDMPHSRYPVVEGSADDVVGFVHVRDLLDPAIAHRSLQVQRLVRPVPRFPDSKSILPAMQEMRDSGSHMAIVVDEYGGTAGIVTLEDLVEELVGDIRDEFDVRESQSFRPGGEAEVDGLLSLDDFVEDVGVELPEGPYETVAGFMVSHLGRLPQKGDHVDFEGHTLTVTSMDGRRIARVQVALAPVAADEPGE, encoded by the coding sequence GTGACGGAGTTGCTCACCAACATCGCCGTGGTGCTGCTGTTCACCCTGATCGGCGGGTTCTTCGCTGCGGCCGAAACGGCCCTGGTGAGTCTGCGGGAGTCGCAGGTCGAACATCTGGCCGCGAGCCAGGGCGGCCGGGGGCGCAGGCTCAAGCACCTGGTCAGTGACCCCAACCGCTTCCTCGCGGCGGTGCAAGTGGGAGTCACCCTGGCCGGGTTCCTGTCGGCCGGTTTCGGGGCCTCCCGGATCGCCCCCCAGGTCACTCCGTGGATCGAGCAGCTTGGCCTGCCCGCCAGCGTGGCCGAGCCGGTGGCCTTCGTCGCTGTCACCGTCGTCATTGCCTATCTGTCGCTGGTGCTCGGCGAACTGGTACCGAAACGGCTGGCCCTGCAGCGCGCCGAGGCCTTCTCCCTGTGGGTCGCCGGGCCCGTCGACGCCCTGGCCAAGGTCTCGCGGCCCTTCATCTGGTTGTTGTCGGCCTCCACGAACGGGGTAGTGCGCCTGCTCGGCGGTGACCCCCAGGCGGCCAAGGAAGGCATCTCCGGGGAGGAACTGCGGGGTCTGGTCGCCGCCCAGGACTCCCTGAGCACGGAGGAGCGCGCACTCATCGACGATGTGATCACCGCCGGGGACCGGGAACTGGCCGAGGTCATGGTCCCGCGCACGGAGGTGGAGTTCCTCGACGCGCAGCTGCCCATCCAGAAGGCGGTACGCAAGGTGCGGGACATGCCCCACTCCCGGTACCCGGTGGTGGAGGGTTCGGCCGACGACGTGGTCGGTTTCGTGCACGTGCGCGACCTGCTGGACCCCGCCATCGCGCATCGTTCCCTGCAGGTGCAGCGCCTGGTGCGGCCGGTCCCGCGCTTCCCGGACAGCAAGTCGATCCTGCCGGCGATGCAGGAGATGCGCGACAGCGGAAGCCACATGGCCATCGTTGTGGACGAGTACGGGGGCACGGCGGGCATCGTCACCCTGGAGGACCTCGTCGAGGAGTTGGTCGGTGACATCCGCGACGAGTTCGACGTGCGCGAGTCGCAGAGCTTCCGGCCCGGGGGCGAGGCAGAGGTGGACGGTCTGCTCAGTCTGGACGACTTCGTGGAGGACGTCGGAGTGGAGCTTCCGGAGGGCCCGTACGAGACCGTGGCGGGGTTCATGGTGTCCCATCTGGGTCGGCTGCCGCAGAAGGGCGACCACGTCGATTTCGAGGGCCACACGCTCACCGTGACGAGCATGGACGGCCGGCGCATCGCACGGGTGCAGGTCGCCCTGGCGCCGGTCGCTGCCGATGAACCAGGAGAATAG
- a CDS encoding DUF3017 domain-containing protein, with product MSAASGDEYLVADSATLLGAAEIPAGAIGVTPQEPTAQWPFLLVAVVSLGGLVLIGTGSLLQGLVGLAVAICLASLLRLVLPARTAGWLVSRSRFFDAAGFAVLAGALAGVTLLLMH from the coding sequence ATGAGTGCGGCATCGGGGGACGAGTACCTGGTAGCCGATTCGGCCACCCTGCTGGGCGCGGCGGAGATCCCCGCCGGCGCCATCGGTGTCACCCCTCAAGAACCCACCGCGCAGTGGCCATTCCTGCTGGTCGCGGTCGTTTCGCTGGGCGGTCTGGTCCTCATCGGGACGGGGTCGTTGCTCCAAGGCCTGGTCGGCCTGGCCGTCGCCATCTGCCTGGCATCACTGCTGCGCTTGGTCCTCCCCGCTCGCACCGCCGGATGGCTGGTTTCGCGGTCACGCTTCTTCGATGCCGCCGGATTCGCGGTGCTCGCCGGCGCGCTCGCGGGCGTCACGCTGCTGCTGATGCACTGA
- a CDS encoding phosphoribosylglycinamide formyltransferase, whose translation MPARIAVMISGTGTLLQSLIDDPARTYDIAVVAADRPAVGLRRAQAAGIPTVVIGPAEYPDRAAWSLALADALSDSDPEWVVSAGFMRILDAAFLERFPQRVINSHPALLPAFPGAHAVADALAYGVRVSGCTVHLVDAGVDTGPIIAQRTVPVEPGDDEASLHERIKEVEWQLLPEVVNRLVTGGCRVDGRRVEL comes from the coding sequence GTGCCCGCCCGCATCGCCGTGATGATCTCCGGAACCGGCACCCTGCTGCAGTCCCTCATCGACGACCCCGCACGCACCTATGACATCGCGGTGGTGGCCGCGGACCGGCCCGCGGTTGGCTTGCGTCGCGCGCAGGCAGCCGGCATCCCCACCGTCGTCATCGGGCCCGCCGAGTACCCCGATCGCGCGGCGTGGAGCCTCGCGCTGGCCGACGCGTTGTCGGATTCCGACCCCGAATGGGTGGTGTCCGCGGGGTTCATGCGCATCCTCGACGCGGCGTTCCTGGAGCGGTTTCCCCAGCGGGTGATCAACAGCCACCCCGCACTTCTGCCGGCGTTCCCCGGAGCCCATGCTGTGGCTGATGCGCTGGCCTACGGCGTCAGGGTCAGCGGCTGCACGGTGCATCTGGTGGACGCCGGCGTGGACACCGGCCCGATCATCGCCCAGCGCACCGTGCCGGTCGAGCCCGGTGACGACGAGGCGAGCCTGCACGAACGGATCAAGGAAGTGGAGTGGCAGTTGCTGCCCGAGGTGGTCAACCGCCTCGTGACCGGCGGCTGCCGAGTCGACGGACGGAGAGTGGAGTTATGA
- a CDS encoding patatin-like phospholipase family protein, which produces MSRPVVAVVLTGAAARGAFQAGALSRIVPALIERGERPTVFLGTSAGAINASLWGSLAHLPADEAAAALLAIWRSMDRPDVYAHPAGSLVRSALGLLPGALLGTGDGVASVLDTEPLRRTAAETLDAGRLSANVAAGHVDAVGVAATRIPPDLPKAPTRRDPAEQWSISHAHSVLFLDTTLDATHVADPDRALRLSSGPVEAEHVLASAAIPVAFPAVEVTRPERFAGWYVDGGVRLNAPLRPAVALGAQRLVVIAAHATRYPTSTPGSPGERPDVADAAAMTLHSILADRVIEDLHDIRTRNRWLAQGCSPTPAARPGYHHVAVMEVSPEPGSLADLAAEVLRSKSWWRESDSIVLGRLLRGVGAGPGQQELLSYMFFDDEYFARQIALGQAAADRALRRGWQ; this is translated from the coding sequence ATGAGCCGACCCGTGGTGGCGGTGGTGTTGACCGGCGCTGCCGCACGGGGCGCGTTCCAGGCCGGCGCGCTGTCGCGCATCGTGCCCGCGCTCATCGAACGCGGCGAACGTCCGACGGTCTTCCTGGGCACGTCGGCAGGTGCCATCAACGCCTCGCTCTGGGGTAGCCTCGCGCATCTGCCCGCCGACGAGGCGGCCGCAGCCCTGCTGGCCATCTGGCGCAGCATGGACCGGCCGGACGTGTACGCCCACCCGGCCGGATCTCTCGTACGCAGCGCTTTGGGGTTGCTGCCCGGAGCGCTGCTGGGCACCGGGGACGGCGTCGCGAGCGTGCTCGACACCGAGCCCCTGCGCCGAACCGCTGCGGAGACGCTCGACGCCGGGCGACTGAGCGCCAATGTCGCGGCCGGACATGTGGACGCGGTGGGAGTAGCTGCCACCCGGATTCCGCCCGACCTGCCGAAGGCCCCCACCCGTCGCGATCCCGCCGAGCAGTGGTCCATCTCGCACGCCCACAGCGTGCTCTTCCTCGACACCACCCTGGATGCGACCCACGTGGCTGATCCCGATCGGGCATTGCGCCTGAGCAGCGGACCCGTCGAAGCTGAACACGTCCTCGCCTCAGCGGCCATCCCCGTCGCGTTCCCAGCCGTGGAGGTCACACGGCCCGAACGGTTCGCGGGCTGGTACGTGGATGGCGGAGTCCGGCTCAACGCGCCGTTGCGCCCGGCCGTGGCACTCGGCGCGCAACGCCTGGTCGTGATCGCCGCGCATGCCACGAGGTACCCCACCTCCACGCCGGGGAGCCCCGGCGAGCGACCGGACGTGGCCGACGCGGCGGCGATGACCCTGCACTCGATCCTGGCCGACCGGGTCATCGAGGATCTCCATGACATCCGCACTCGCAACAGGTGGCTCGCGCAGGGGTGCTCCCCCACTCCCGCGGCGCGCCCCGGATACCACCATGTGGCGGTCATGGAGGTGTCGCCGGAACCCGGCTCGCTGGCCGATCTCGCCGCGGAGGTTCTCAGGTCGAAGTCCTGGTGGCGTGAGAGCGACAGCATCGTCCTGGGTCGCCTGCTGCGCGGAGTCGGCGCGGGACCCGGCCAGCAGGAGTTGCTCAGCTACATGTTCTTCGACGACGAGTACTTCGCGCGCCAGATCGCACTGGGCCAAGCGGCCGCCGACCGGGCCCTGCGCCGCGGCTGGCAGTAG
- the sucD gene encoding succinate--CoA ligase subunit alpha has protein sequence MAIYLDDSSRILVQGITGSEGGKHTRRMVAGGSNIVAGVTPGKGGQTVDADGTAIPVFNSVQEAVDGTGANVSVVFVPPKFTKGAVQEVVDAQVPLAVVITEGVPVHDTANFFTYAKDAGTTRIIGPNCPGLISPGKSNAGIIPADISRPGRIGLVSKSGTLTYQMMFECRDIGFTTAVGIGGDPVIGTTHIDCLAAFEEDPETDVIIMIGEIGGDAEERAAAFIKDNVTKPVVGYVAGFTAPEGKTMGHAGAIVSGSSGTAVAKAEALEAAGVRVGKTPAQAARLVHEIVAGL, from the coding sequence ATGGCGATCTACCTGGACGACAGCTCCCGCATCCTGGTGCAGGGCATCACCGGTTCCGAGGGTGGCAAGCACACCCGGCGGATGGTCGCCGGTGGCTCCAACATCGTGGCCGGCGTCACGCCGGGCAAGGGGGGCCAGACCGTCGACGCCGACGGCACGGCCATCCCCGTCTTCAACTCGGTGCAGGAGGCCGTGGACGGCACCGGCGCCAACGTGTCGGTCGTCTTCGTGCCGCCCAAGTTCACCAAGGGCGCGGTGCAAGAGGTCGTCGACGCGCAGGTGCCGCTGGCCGTGGTCATCACGGAAGGGGTGCCGGTGCACGACACGGCCAACTTCTTCACTTACGCCAAGGACGCCGGCACCACCCGGATCATCGGCCCGAACTGCCCCGGACTCATCAGCCCCGGCAAGTCCAACGCCGGCATCATCCCGGCGGACATCTCCCGGCCCGGACGGATCGGGCTGGTGTCGAAGTCGGGGACCTTGACGTACCAGATGATGTTCGAGTGCCGTGACATCGGCTTCACGACAGCGGTCGGCATCGGTGGTGACCCCGTTATCGGGACCACCCACATCGACTGCCTCGCCGCGTTCGAGGAGGACCCCGAGACCGACGTCATCATCATGATCGGTGAGATCGGCGGGGACGCCGAGGAGCGGGCAGCGGCGTTCATCAAGGACAACGTCACCAAGCCTGTCGTCGGCTATGTGGCCGGGTTCACCGCGCCGGAGGGCAAGACGATGGGCCACGCCGGCGCCATCGTGTCCGGCTCGTCCGGGACCGCCGTGGCCAAGGCCGAGGCGCTCGAAGCCGCGGGCGTGCGGGTCGGGAAGACACCGGCGCAGGCTGCCCGTCTCGTCCACGAGATCGTCGCGGGTCTCTGA